A single region of the Kineosporiaceae bacterium SCSIO 59966 genome encodes:
- a CDS encoding DAK2 domain-containing protein gives MTAISGAVVAAALSTYRTLLATYRGRLDELNVFPVPDGDTGSNLLSTVADLAAIDVSSSDGDLDALASRLGAAAVRGARGNSGIVLAEALRGFTGALSPQRHGDGVAAALREAARMAREAVSDPVEGTILTVADDAARAATERAAAGGSELDVARAAADEAWQSLARTPTLLPALDEAGVVDAGGAGYALWLDALVAALGGELPHRAPPPPKSSAPAGAAASPPRRHEDVAGPRYELVVVLDAETPAVEELRRLWAGRGDSLVVVGDAGRWRAHLHTDDPEAARALAEDLGTIRDVEVTDLHGQVAARRSSHRHAATATTAAVAVAATDQLAHLFEMLGASAVVAGGRGARPSGGEIIDAVDRTGAEEVVVLPDDGPTIGVARRAVLEARRPAVVVPAASMVEGLAAMRSFDAGRRAAEVAERMSEVIGRVYWAEVLPVIRSSSVDGHDVVPGDWVARGHRPPFALAARDPLDAAVLAIDELVESIDGGTGDLLESVAVLRGSLGERHDVEALRDHVQSLFPSVVVETHDTAERDVAYSVAARRRP, from the coding sequence ATGACCGCGATCTCCGGCGCGGTCGTCGCAGCCGCACTCTCGACGTACCGCACGCTGCTCGCCACGTACCGCGGGCGTCTCGACGAGCTGAACGTCTTCCCGGTGCCTGACGGGGACACCGGCTCGAACCTGCTGAGCACGGTGGCTGATCTCGCCGCGATCGACGTCTCCTCCAGTGACGGCGACCTCGACGCGCTGGCATCCCGGCTCGGCGCGGCGGCGGTCCGTGGCGCTCGGGGGAACTCCGGCATTGTCCTGGCCGAGGCCCTGCGTGGGTTCACCGGTGCGCTCTCCCCCCAGCGGCACGGCGACGGCGTCGCGGCCGCGCTGCGTGAGGCGGCCCGCATGGCACGGGAGGCCGTCAGCGACCCGGTCGAGGGCACCATCCTCACCGTCGCCGATGACGCGGCGCGTGCCGCCACCGAGCGCGCCGCGGCGGGCGGCAGCGAGCTGGACGTGGCCCGCGCAGCGGCCGACGAGGCGTGGCAGTCGCTGGCTCGCACGCCGACCCTGCTGCCGGCCCTCGACGAAGCCGGCGTGGTCGATGCTGGAGGGGCGGGTTACGCGCTGTGGCTCGATGCGCTGGTGGCCGCCCTCGGCGGAGAGCTGCCCCACCGTGCGCCGCCGCCTCCCAAGTCGTCGGCGCCGGCCGGTGCGGCCGCGAGCCCCCCACGGCGTCATGAGGACGTGGCCGGGCCGCGCTACGAGCTCGTGGTGGTTCTGGACGCCGAGACCCCCGCCGTGGAGGAGCTTCGCCGGCTCTGGGCGGGACGGGGCGACTCGCTGGTCGTGGTCGGCGACGCCGGTCGGTGGCGTGCCCACCTGCACACCGACGACCCCGAAGCGGCGCGTGCTCTCGCCGAGGACCTCGGCACGATCCGCGACGTCGAGGTCACGGATCTGCACGGGCAGGTGGCGGCCCGACGCTCCTCGCACCGCCACGCGGCGACCGCGACCACGGCAGCGGTTGCGGTGGCAGCCACCGATCAGCTCGCCCACCTCTTCGAGATGCTGGGTGCCAGCGCGGTCGTCGCCGGGGGGCGCGGCGCACGACCCTCGGGCGGGGAGATCATCGACGCGGTCGACCGGACCGGGGCCGAGGAGGTCGTCGTCCTGCCCGACGACGGTCCCACGATCGGCGTGGCGCGCCGAGCGGTGCTCGAGGCCCGACGCCCTGCCGTGGTGGTCCCTGCCGCCTCGATGGTGGAAGGCCTGGCAGCGATGCGTTCGTTCGACGCCGGGCGCCGGGCCGCGGAGGTGGCGGAGCGGATGAGCGAGGTCATCGGCCGCGTCTACTGGGCGGAGGTCCTGCCCGTCATCCGGTCATCGTCGGTCGACGGCCACGACGTGGTACCCGGCGACTGGGTGGCACGAGGTCACCGCCCGCCCTTCGCCCTCGCCGCACGTGATCCGCTGGACGCTGCTGTCCTCGCGATCGACGAGCTCGTGGAGTCCATCGACGGGGGGACCGGCGACCTCCTCGAGAGCGTCGCCGTGTTGCGCGGGTCATTGGGCGAGCGGCACGATGTTGAGGCGTTGCGCGACCATGTCCAGAGCCTGTTCCCCTCCGTCGTCGTGGAGACCCATGACACCGCAGAGCGAGACGTCGCGTACTCCGTCGCTGCTCGACGCCGTCCCTGA
- a CDS encoding DegV family protein, with protein MGTSRVGIVTESVATVPAADVQRLGIEVVPLPVRFGTEEFLDGADLSAEDFYRRMVADEVVPTTSAPSPDAYEQACRRALAAGADELIVLTLAASLSAAHEAAVAGTADLEVPVHVIDTGTAAAAEGILVRYCAELVASGAPAAEAVAAVEQIRDRVVLYAVIPTLTYLRRGGRVGRLRGFAGDRLGIRPLVCLRGGEVGGSGVVRRMDAGFDRMVELVRRAGQGAAGLEVVVTHANAPEDAATLAARFDGVGLRRPVDVVPFTPVMGAHTGPGAVGLAYGAFPAQAPLPPVAR; from the coding sequence ATGGGTACCTCGCGGGTGGGGATCGTGACGGAGAGTGTCGCGACGGTCCCAGCGGCCGACGTGCAGCGCCTCGGCATCGAGGTGGTGCCCTTGCCGGTCCGGTTCGGTACCGAGGAGTTCCTCGACGGAGCCGACCTGTCCGCCGAGGACTTCTACCGCCGCATGGTCGCTGACGAGGTGGTGCCGACCACGTCGGCGCCGTCGCCCGATGCCTACGAGCAGGCGTGCCGTCGTGCCCTCGCCGCTGGGGCCGACGAGCTCATCGTGCTCACGCTCGCGGCCAGTCTGTCAGCGGCGCACGAGGCGGCCGTGGCAGGTACCGCCGACCTCGAGGTGCCGGTGCACGTCATCGACACCGGCACCGCGGCGGCGGCGGAGGGCATCCTGGTGCGCTACTGCGCGGAGCTCGTCGCCTCCGGGGCACCGGCGGCCGAGGCAGTCGCCGCGGTGGAGCAGATCAGAGACCGTGTGGTGCTGTACGCGGTGATCCCTACGTTGACCTACCTGCGCCGGGGCGGCCGGGTGGGACGGTTGCGAGGCTTCGCCGGGGACCGGCTGGGCATCAGGCCGTTGGTCTGTCTGCGCGGAGGAGAGGTCGGCGGGAGCGGCGTCGTACGGCGGATGGACGCCGGGTTCGACCGGATGGTCGAGCTGGTACGACGCGCCGGCCAGGGAGCCGCAGGCCTCGAGGTCGTCGTCACCCACGCCAACGCCCCGGAGGATGCGGCCACCCTGGCGGCCCGCTTCGACGGGGTGGGGCTGCGCCGGCCGGTCGACGTGGTGCCGTTCACTCCGGTGATGGGCGCGCACACCGGTCCTGGTGCCGTGGGGCTCGCCTACGGCGCGTTCCCCGCCCAGGCACCTCTCCCGCCCGTGGCGCGATGA
- a CDS encoding PrsW family intramembrane metalloprotease — protein sequence MSSTPPGATQPYRPPVPQHPVVPWRVRLARWAAVVAVVVLLGLAGLLTVLAVSTATGPQGLVVGLVLAVLPVVPVVAVFLWLDRYEAEPPELLVVAFGWGAAVATLVALVLNTASMEVIAAAGGDPTWAAVLVAPFVEEGAKGLGVLAVWLLRRREFDGVVDGIVYAGLVGIGFAFIENVLYLGTAFVEGGASGAATVFVVRAVFSPFAHPLFTMAIGVGVGLATRRGGAWWLTVPLGWVVAVVLHGLWNLAAISSLSGFVVGYVLVQVPLFGAAILLAVLARRREGRLVARHLGVYAATGWLTPGEVRMLASLPERAAARSWAHRTLGEDARVAMRDFQELATELAFLRERVAHGTAPADAAETERRILHTLWHTRTRFLPQRVTR from the coding sequence ATGTCGTCGACGCCGCCCGGCGCCACCCAGCCGTACCGCCCGCCGGTGCCGCAGCACCCGGTCGTGCCGTGGCGGGTCCGGTTGGCGCGCTGGGCGGCCGTCGTCGCCGTCGTCGTCCTGCTCGGACTCGCCGGCCTGCTCACCGTCCTGGCGGTCAGCACCGCGACCGGCCCTCAGGGGCTCGTCGTCGGTCTCGTGCTCGCCGTCCTGCCCGTCGTCCCGGTCGTCGCGGTGTTCCTCTGGCTGGACCGCTACGAGGCCGAGCCGCCCGAGCTGCTGGTGGTCGCGTTCGGCTGGGGAGCGGCTGTCGCCACGCTCGTCGCCCTCGTGCTCAACACCGCCTCCATGGAGGTGATCGCCGCCGCCGGCGGAGACCCCACGTGGGCGGCGGTGCTCGTCGCTCCGTTCGTCGAGGAGGGCGCCAAGGGCCTCGGGGTGCTCGCGGTGTGGCTGCTGCGCCGGCGAGAGTTCGACGGCGTCGTCGACGGCATCGTCTACGCCGGCCTGGTCGGCATCGGCTTCGCCTTCATCGAGAACGTCCTGTACCTGGGGACGGCGTTCGTCGAGGGCGGCGCCAGCGGGGCCGCCACCGTCTTCGTCGTCCGGGCAGTGTTCTCCCCGTTCGCGCACCCGCTGTTCACGATGGCGATCGGCGTGGGAGTCGGGCTCGCCACCCGGCGGGGGGGTGCCTGGTGGCTCACCGTCCCACTCGGCTGGGTCGTCGCCGTCGTGCTGCACGGCCTGTGGAACCTCGCCGCGATCAGCTCGCTGTCCGGGTTCGTCGTCGGCTACGTCCTCGTCCAGGTGCCGCTGTTCGGGGCCGCGATTCTCCTGGCCGTGCTGGCCCGCCGCCGCGAGGGTCGGCTCGTCGCCCGGCACCTCGGCGTCTACGCGGCGACCGGCTGGCTGACCCCGGGAGAGGTGCGGATGCTGGCCTCGCTCCCGGAACGGGCGGCGGCGCGGTCCTGGGCGCACCGCACCCTGGGGGAGGACGCGCGGGTCGCCATGCGGGACTTCCAGGAGCTGGCCACCGAGCTGGCCTTCCTGCGCGAGCGGGTCGCGCACGGCACCGCCCCCGCGGACGCCGCCGAGACCGAGCGGCGGATCCTGCACACCCTCTGGCACACCCGGACCCGGTTCCTGCCGCAGCGGGTCACCCGCTGA
- the orn gene encoding oligoribonuclease → MVWIDCEMTGLDLLADALVEVAVLITDSELTVLDEGMDLVIRPPDAAVEQMNDVVRQMHTTSGLLDELAAGVTLEEAQTRVLDYVRTWCPEPGRAPLAGNSIATDRAFIARDLPDLDAHLHYRMIDVSSVKELARRWYPRAYFAAPVKAGGHRALADIRESITELRYYRETVFVPPPGPDSDTARAVAQRLAAAGQ, encoded by the coding sequence ATCGTCTGGATCGACTGCGAGATGACGGGGCTCGACCTGCTGGCCGACGCCCTGGTCGAGGTCGCCGTCCTCATCACCGACTCCGAGCTCACCGTCCTCGACGAGGGCATGGACCTCGTCATCCGCCCACCGGACGCCGCGGTCGAGCAGATGAACGACGTCGTGCGCCAGATGCACACCACCTCAGGCCTGCTCGACGAGCTCGCCGCCGGCGTCACGCTCGAGGAGGCGCAGACCCGGGTGCTGGACTACGTCCGCACCTGGTGCCCCGAGCCTGGGAGGGCGCCACTGGCCGGCAACTCGATCGCCACCGACCGAGCGTTCATCGCCCGCGACCTGCCCGATCTGGACGCCCACCTGCACTACCGGATGATCGACGTGTCGTCGGTCAAGGAGCTGGCCCGCCGCTGGTACCCCAGGGCCTACTTCGCCGCCCCGGTCAAGGCGGGCGGCCACCGGGCGCTCGCGGACATCCGGGAGAGCATCACCGAGCTGCGGTACTACCGGGAGACGGTGTTCGTCCCCCCGCCCGGCCCGGACAGCGACACCGCGCGCGCCGTCGCCCAGCGTCTGGCTGCCGCGGGGCAGTGA
- a CDS encoding DUF222 domain-containing protein, translating into MVTARTPGGGVHEVERGLALIAEGVAAVLSTRPWSLSQVEVRDALGAAEELARALDAVRLHLVRACVARDDGSVPERETRQWLQSQLRMTAGQARSLVEGARLADPDDGMLRGLGRALAAGQTTLGHLDQARRAVDKIPARALAQHRQAIDETLTNAATSLNDHQMGTVCQHLVGALAPASEDHLDPHLRERRFCDYTLSRAGVLRGSFLLEGLDAATAKAVLDHFAAPGHHVNGTEPLPGITDDRTPAQRRADALASVFRIAQAADTAGTRGGEPAHLLIVTTVDQLAAAHAGNPGLASCQQTGAVSPGLLQRAACDAVLHTVVLDRHGAVVELHSPQRLATRAQRRALTARDRGCAWPGCDVPAAGCDAHHIVWWSRGGTTELGNLVLLCPRHHTEIHCETWRVEMREGVPWFIPPPWIDPDGTPLRNNVHDHIDQAHRLARQLAIDDPPPGPNHDTGPDPPR; encoded by the coding sequence ATGGTGACGGCGCGGACTCCGGGTGGCGGGGTGCACGAGGTGGAGCGCGGGCTCGCGCTCATCGCCGAAGGGGTCGCGGCCGTGCTGTCGACCCGCCCGTGGTCGCTGTCCCAGGTCGAGGTCCGGGACGCCCTGGGCGCGGCCGAGGAGCTGGCCCGCGCCCTGGACGCCGTCCGCCTGCACCTGGTGCGCGCCTGCGTCGCCCGGGACGACGGCAGCGTGCCCGAGCGGGAGACCCGCCAGTGGCTGCAGTCCCAGCTGCGGATGACCGCGGGGCAGGCCCGCTCCCTCGTCGAGGGGGCGCGGCTGGCCGACCCGGACGACGGGATGCTGCGCGGGCTCGGCCGCGCCCTGGCGGCCGGGCAGACGACGCTGGGCCACCTGGACCAGGCGCGTCGGGCGGTGGACAAGATCCCGGCCCGTGCCCTCGCCCAGCACCGCCAGGCCATCGACGAGACACTCACCAACGCGGCGACGTCCCTGAACGACCACCAGATGGGCACCGTGTGCCAGCACCTCGTCGGCGCACTGGCACCCGCCAGCGAGGACCACCTGGACCCGCACCTGCGCGAGCGCCGGTTCTGCGACTACACGCTGAGCCGGGCCGGGGTCCTGCGCGGCAGCTTCCTGCTCGAGGGGCTGGACGCCGCTACCGCCAAGGCCGTCCTGGACCACTTCGCCGCACCCGGCCACCACGTCAACGGCACCGAACCGCTCCCAGGCATCACCGACGACCGGACACCGGCGCAACGGCGGGCCGACGCGCTCGCCAGCGTCTTCCGCATCGCCCAGGCAGCCGACACCGCCGGCACCCGGGGCGGGGAACCCGCCCACCTGCTCATCGTGACCACGGTGGACCAGCTCGCCGCCGCGCACGCCGGCAACCCCGGCCTGGCGAGCTGCCAGCAGACCGGCGCCGTCTCCCCGGGCCTGCTGCAGCGCGCCGCCTGCGACGCGGTGCTCCACACCGTCGTCCTGGATCGTCACGGCGCCGTCGTCGAGCTGCACTCCCCCCAACGACTCGCCACCCGAGCCCAACGCCGGGCCCTGACCGCCCGCGACCGCGGCTGCGCCTGGCCCGGCTGTGACGTCCCTGCAGCCGGCTGCGATGCCCACCACATCGTGTGGTGGTCACGCGGCGGGACCACCGAGCTCGGCAACCTCGTCCTGCTCTGCCCCCGCCACCACACCGAGATCCACTGCGAGACCTGGCGGGTCGAGATGCGCGAAGGTGTCCCATGGTTCATCCCGCCCCCGTGGATCGACCCCGACGGCACCCCACTGCGTAACAACGTCCACGACCACATCGACCAGGCTCACCGGCTCGCCCGCCAGCTCGCCATCGACGACCCACCACCTGGACCGAACCACGACACCGGGCCGGACCCACCCCGGTGA
- a CDS encoding PKD domain-containing protein, producing the protein MGSRCLGPAEAAETGREFPGFTQADFQRLPLPAGRPVIEPGNGYTLVGVPTNVYADAEPVTLGTSLLGFPVQVRATPSRYEWEFGDGSGHGPTSDPGSPYPELSITHEYAAAGAYPVTLVTYYVGEYSVAGGPWLPIVGEAAVRSDPVTVEALAGRNQLVAGASG; encoded by the coding sequence GTGGGCAGTCGATGCCTGGGGCCCGCCGAAGCCGCCGAGACCGGGCGCGAGTTCCCTGGCTTCACGCAGGCAGATTTCCAGCGGCTCCCGCTACCCGCTGGTCGTCCGGTCATCGAGCCGGGCAACGGCTACACCTTGGTCGGCGTCCCGACGAACGTGTACGCCGACGCGGAGCCGGTCACGCTCGGTACGTCGCTGCTGGGGTTTCCGGTGCAGGTGCGGGCGACGCCGTCGCGCTACGAGTGGGAGTTCGGCGACGGCAGCGGTCACGGGCCGACGTCCGACCCGGGCAGCCCGTACCCGGAGCTGTCCATCACCCACGAGTACGCGGCGGCCGGCGCGTACCCGGTGACGTTGGTGACGTACTACGTGGGGGAGTACTCGGTAGCAGGTGGACCGTGGTTGCCGATCGTGGGCGAGGCGGCTGTGCGCTCGGACCCGGTGACCGTGGAGGCGCTGGCCGGCCGCAACCAGCTCGTGGCCGGCGCCTCCGGTTGA
- a CDS encoding GNAT family N-acetyltransferase — translation MTEPDCRPLRRSDVHATARLHRQHLGQGLFLNLGPKFVRRWHRTFIDNPYGCAHVVTDPDGELLGFILAATDQRRYVGATLGSDKWSLMALGALGLAVRPRLAAHFVRTRGRPYARRLLGLGRRQRAAAPGGTTADDASQAPVAVVHAIVTSEQARGRGVGRRLLAQFETCAAEAGVTRLELVTDADGDAPEFYRRLGWVQTEERLNRDGRRVLLFTKTLSDDAPPQGRTAS, via the coding sequence GTGACCGAGCCGGACTGCCGTCCGCTGCGCCGCAGTGACGTCCACGCCACCGCCCGGCTGCACCGGCAGCACCTGGGCCAGGGGCTGTTCCTCAACCTCGGTCCCAAGTTCGTCCGCCGTTGGCACCGCACGTTCATCGACAACCCGTACGGCTGCGCCCACGTCGTCACGGATCCCGACGGCGAGCTCCTCGGGTTCATCCTGGCCGCCACCGACCAGCGTCGGTACGTCGGTGCCACGCTCGGCTCGGACAAGTGGTCGCTGATGGCGCTGGGGGCCCTCGGGCTCGCCGTCCGGCCCCGTCTGGCTGCCCACTTCGTGCGCACCCGCGGACGCCCCTACGCCCGCCGGCTACTGGGCCTCGGACGTCGCCAGCGAGCAGCAGCCCCAGGCGGGACGACTGCGGACGACGCCTCGCAGGCCCCGGTCGCCGTCGTCCACGCCATCGTGACCTCCGAGCAGGCCCGCGGCCGGGGAGTGGGACGCCGGTTGCTGGCCCAGTTCGAGACCTGCGCCGCCGAGGCCGGAGTCACCCGGCTCGAGCTCGTCACCGACGCCGACGGCGACGCCCCGGAGTTCTACCGGCGACTCGGCTGGGTACAGACCGAGGAGCGGCTCAACCGCGACGGGCGACGCGTGCTGCTGTTCACCAAGACACTGTCGGACGACGCTCCTCCCCAGGGGCGCACCGCCTCATGA
- a CDS encoding TOBE domain-containing protein, whose translation MTNLRVSDVAALLRVSDDTVRRWIDQGRLTAGRDDAGRMVVPGAEVAAMVRRQRDDDADGTWRQSARNRFDGIVTEVLRDGVMAQVEIQAGPFRVVSLMTREAADELHLEAGTPATAVVKATTVVVQAGDRR comes from the coding sequence GTGACGAATCTGCGAGTCAGTGACGTCGCCGCCCTGCTCCGGGTCAGCGACGACACGGTACGGCGCTGGATCGACCAGGGCAGGCTCACCGCAGGCCGGGACGACGCTGGGCGCATGGTCGTCCCTGGGGCCGAGGTCGCCGCGATGGTGCGCCGCCAGCGGGACGACGACGCGGACGGGACCTGGCGACAGTCCGCACGCAACCGGTTCGACGGGATCGTCACCGAGGTCCTCCGCGACGGAGTGATGGCCCAGGTCGAGATCCAGGCCGGCCCGTTCCGGGTGGTGTCGCTGATGACCCGCGAGGCGGCCGACGAGCTGCACCTGGAAGCGGGCACCCCGGCCACTGCGGTGGTCAAGGCGACCACCGTCGTCGTCCAGGCGGGCGATCGCCGGTGA
- the modA gene encoding molybdate ABC transporter substrate-binding protein, whose product MRPPRRLAALAGTVLLALAAVGCGPADDASSPADPAVVRVAAASDLQLALPEVLEEIDPDVEVAVTYGSSGQFVQQIVNGAPFDLYLSADTGYVDRLVEAEAAKDADTFTYATGRLVLWVPQASPIDPNEGLDVLTDPGVRRVALANPEHAPYGRAAAAALTAAGLDDDLADRIVLGENVSQTLDLVASGGADAGIVAASLVAAGPMADQGRWWQLPPSAHPPLVQGGAVLSGARDVEAAHAVREALLSAEGQDILRRYGFGPAPQAGEG is encoded by the coding sequence GTGAGGCCGCCGCGACGGCTGGCCGCCCTGGCCGGGACCGTCCTCCTCGCGCTGGCGGCCGTTGGGTGCGGACCCGCCGACGACGCGTCCTCCCCCGCCGACCCGGCGGTCGTCCGGGTGGCGGCCGCCTCGGACCTCCAGCTGGCCCTGCCCGAGGTGCTCGAGGAGATCGACCCGGACGTCGAGGTGGCGGTGACGTACGGGTCCTCCGGCCAGTTCGTGCAGCAGATCGTCAACGGAGCCCCGTTCGACCTCTACCTGTCTGCCGACACCGGCTACGTCGACCGACTCGTCGAGGCCGAGGCAGCCAAGGACGCCGACACCTTCACCTACGCGACCGGCCGGCTCGTCCTGTGGGTGCCGCAGGCCTCCCCCATCGACCCCAACGAGGGCCTCGACGTCCTCACCGACCCGGGTGTGCGCCGGGTCGCGCTGGCGAACCCGGAGCACGCCCCGTACGGCCGGGCGGCCGCCGCAGCGCTCACGGCCGCCGGCCTGGACGACGACCTCGCCGATCGGATCGTGCTCGGGGAGAACGTCTCGCAGACCCTCGACCTCGTCGCCTCCGGTGGTGCGGACGCCGGCATCGTCGCCGCGTCGCTCGTCGCCGCCGGGCCGATGGCCGACCAGGGACGGTGGTGGCAGCTGCCCCCCTCCGCCCACCCCCCGCTGGTCCAAGGTGGTGCCGTGCTGTCCGGGGCGCGCGACGTCGAGGCCGCCCACGCCGTCCGCGAGGCGCTGCTCTCCGCCGAGGGTCAGGACATCCTGCGCCGGTACGGGTTCGGACCGGCGCCGCAGGCCGGGGAGGGCTGA
- the modB gene encoding molybdate ABC transporter permease subunit → MDWQAVLLSIRLATATTAILLVVAVPLAAWLAFSRRRWTVLVEAVVALPLVLPPTVLGYYVLVALGSRSPLGRWWEQTVGTPLAFSFTGLLVASVLYSLPFAVQPLLASFAGVDRRLVETSAVLGRGTAATVLRVVLPLSRAGLATAAVLTFAHTVGEFGVVLMVGGNIPGETRTVSIAVYDAVQAFDYATAGRTSLLLLAFSLLVLTATYALQRRGQVPVWPRP, encoded by the coding sequence GTGGACTGGCAGGCCGTCCTGCTGAGCATCCGGCTGGCGACGGCGACGACGGCGATCCTCCTCGTTGTCGCCGTCCCGCTCGCGGCCTGGCTGGCGTTCAGCCGCCGCCGCTGGACCGTACTCGTCGAGGCGGTCGTCGCGCTGCCGCTCGTGCTGCCGCCCACGGTGCTCGGCTACTACGTGCTCGTCGCGCTCGGCAGCCGCTCCCCGCTGGGCCGCTGGTGGGAGCAGACCGTCGGGACGCCGCTGGCGTTCAGCTTCACCGGCCTGCTCGTGGCCTCCGTGCTGTACAGCCTGCCGTTCGCCGTCCAGCCGCTGCTCGCCTCGTTCGCGGGGGTGGACCGCCGGCTCGTCGAGACCTCGGCCGTCCTGGGCCGCGGCACCGCGGCAACCGTCCTGCGAGTCGTGCTGCCGCTGTCCCGCGCCGGTCTGGCCACCGCCGCGGTGCTGACCTTCGCGCACACCGTCGGGGAGTTCGGGGTCGTCCTCATGGTCGGCGGCAACATCCCCGGGGAGACCCGGACGGTGTCCATCGCCGTGTACGACGCCGTCCAGGCGTTCGACTACGCGACGGCCGGCCGCACCAGTCTGCTGCTGCTCGCCTTCTCCCTGCTCGTCCTCACCGCGACCTACGCCCTGCAACGTCGCGGCCAGGTGCCGGTGTGGCCGCGACCGTGA
- a CDS encoding ABC transporter ATP-binding protein produces MHVRRHTADVRLDVPLDGVTVLFGPSGAGKTTVLRAVAGLDRAGGRVVVDGRTWDDGTRFVPARRRRVGYLSQEPALFPHLDVDANVGYGLAGVVPRPRRADVVREALAAAGAGHLTGRRVTELSGGEAQRVALARALAPGPRLLLLDEPLSALDAPTRAVLRADLRRLLVARSLPTLLVTHDRTEALALGDRVAVVVDGTVRQVGGPAEVFDRPADPDVARVVDVESVLPGVVRRVADGVTTVAVGGQLLTAATGDDPPAGPGDGVLVCVRAEDVALEAPGGSRTTSPRNHLPAVVRDVVAERGLVRVDLDCGFPLAAYITRPALEELGLRPGVQVTASVKAPAVHLIPRDEA; encoded by the coding sequence CTGCACGTCAGGCGGCACACCGCCGACGTCCGGCTCGACGTGCCGCTGGACGGCGTGACCGTGCTCTTCGGCCCCTCCGGAGCGGGCAAGACGACAGTGCTGCGCGCGGTGGCGGGCCTCGACCGCGCCGGCGGCCGGGTCGTCGTCGACGGACGAACCTGGGACGACGGCACTCGGTTCGTCCCCGCCCGCCGGCGGCGAGTGGGCTACCTGTCCCAGGAGCCGGCGCTGTTCCCCCACCTCGACGTCGACGCCAACGTCGGCTACGGCCTGGCCGGGGTCGTCCCCCGGCCCCGGCGGGCCGACGTCGTCCGCGAGGCGCTCGCGGCCGCCGGCGCCGGGCACCTCACCGGACGACGGGTGACCGAGCTGTCCGGAGGGGAGGCGCAGCGGGTGGCGCTGGCGCGCGCACTCGCGCCGGGCCCGCGGCTGCTCCTGCTCGACGAGCCGCTGTCCGCGCTGGACGCCCCCACCAGGGCGGTGCTGCGCGCAGACCTGCGCCGGCTGCTCGTCGCCCGGTCCCTGCCCACCCTGCTCGTCACCCACGACCGCACCGAGGCGCTCGCCCTGGGCGACCGCGTCGCCGTCGTCGTCGACGGGACGGTCCGGCAGGTCGGTGGTCCGGCGGAGGTGTTCGACCGGCCCGCCGACCCGGACGTCGCCCGGGTCGTGGACGTGGAGAGCGTCCTGCCCGGTGTGGTGCGCCGGGTCGCGGACGGCGTCACCACCGTCGCGGTCGGCGGGCAGCTGCTCACCGCCGCCACCGGCGACGACCCCCCCGCCGGGCCGGGGGACGGCGTCCTGGTGTGCGTGCGCGCCGAGGACGTCGCGCTGGAGGCCCCCGGTGGGTCCCGGACGACGAGCCCGCGCAACCACCTGCCGGCCGTCGTCCGCGACGTCGTGGCCGAACGGGGCCTCGTCCGGGTGGACCTCGACTGCGGGTTTCCCCTGGCCGCGTACATCACCCGGCCGGCCCTCGAGGAGCTCGGTCTGCGCCCTGGGGTGCAGGTGACCGCGTCGGTCAAGGCACCCGCGGTCCACCTCATCCCCCGGGACGAGGCCTAG
- a CDS encoding type II toxin-antitoxin system prevent-host-death family antitoxin → MTTIPQKQLRNEVGDVLRRVEAGETFTVTVAGRPVAELGPAHRRRWVSGRALAEIWQGPPPRDMDDDLTRLGAELSDPFAR, encoded by the coding sequence GTGACGACCATCCCACAGAAGCAGCTGCGCAACGAGGTGGGCGATGTGCTGCGTCGCGTCGAAGCCGGCGAGACCTTCACCGTTACCGTTGCCGGCCGGCCCGTGGCCGAACTGGGACCGGCGCACCGGCGCCGCTGGGTCAGCGGACGCGCGCTCGCCGAGATCTGGCAGGGTCCGCCGCCACGAGACATGGATGACGACCTGACGCGACTCGGCGCCGAGCTGAGCGACCCGTTCGCCCGATGA
- a CDS encoding PIN domain-containing protein: MRAVLDTSVLIGAEAPGDVEAAISVASITELHFGVLVAADDDERARRTDRLASIEAAFDPLPVSVEVARAWGRLAAAVTRRGGNPRRRQIDLAIAATANVEKVPLLTYDLADFEIIKDLVDARHPH, translated from the coding sequence ATGAGGGCGGTTCTCGACACCTCTGTGCTCATCGGCGCGGAGGCGCCGGGGGACGTGGAGGCGGCGATCAGCGTCGCATCGATCACCGAGTTGCACTTCGGCGTTCTGGTAGCCGCGGACGACGACGAGCGGGCCCGCCGCACGGACCGTTTGGCGTCGATCGAGGCGGCCTTCGACCCGCTGCCCGTCAGCGTCGAGGTGGCCCGGGCATGGGGCCGGCTCGCCGCCGCAGTCACGCGACGAGGCGGCAACCCACGGCGCCGGCAGATCGATCTCGCGATAGCGGCAACGGCCAACGTCGAGAAGGTTCCGCTGCTGACCTACGACCTCGCCGACTTCGAGATCATCAAGGACCTGGTCGACGCTCGCCACCCGCACTAG